One Rhizobiales bacterium GAS188 DNA window includes the following coding sequences:
- a CDS encoding Predicted DNA-binding transcriptional regulator YafY, contains an HTH and WYL domains — translation MRASRLLSMLIMLQLRGRLTAQALADEFEVSLRTVYRDIDELSAAGVPVYADRGPGGGFALLDGYRTRLTGLNASEAETLLLTGLPGPAADLGLAEPSAAARLKLLAALPPAAGQDAARIGARFHLDPFDWFRRAPPPANLPAIAQAVWGQRSLSIRYESWQSTVRRRIDPLGLVMKAGAWYLVARADTNIRTYKVAKIAELTLREETFDYPQDFDLAEHWRRELKRFEASLRRGTARLRVSEAALARIDQLGADIAEAVLSVPAQADGWREAVVPIESVDHAARLLIAFAADIEVLTPLELREQIAERASRVLALYRTGEGGAATADKSSLSPSGRGRIAAKQRSG, via the coding sequence ATGCGCGCGAGCCGCCTCCTCTCCATGCTCATCATGCTGCAGCTGCGCGGCCGCCTGACCGCGCAGGCCTTGGCCGACGAGTTCGAGGTCTCGCTGCGCACCGTCTATCGGGATATCGACGAATTGAGCGCTGCCGGCGTGCCGGTCTATGCCGATCGCGGCCCGGGCGGTGGTTTCGCGCTGCTCGACGGCTATCGCACGCGGCTCACCGGGCTCAATGCGAGCGAAGCCGAGACGCTGCTACTGACCGGGCTGCCGGGGCCGGCCGCCGATCTCGGGCTCGCCGAGCCTTCGGCGGCGGCTCGCCTCAAGCTCTTGGCGGCGCTGCCGCCGGCGGCCGGTCAGGACGCAGCCCGCATCGGGGCGCGGTTCCATCTCGATCCCTTCGACTGGTTTCGCCGGGCGCCGCCGCCAGCGAACCTGCCGGCCATCGCTCAGGCCGTCTGGGGCCAGCGCAGCCTCAGCATCCGCTATGAGAGCTGGCAATCGACGGTGCGCCGCCGCATCGACCCGCTCGGCCTCGTGATGAAGGCCGGCGCCTGGTATCTGGTGGCGCGCGCCGACACCAATATCCGCACCTACAAGGTCGCCAAGATCGCCGAGCTCACGCTGCGCGAGGAGACATTCGACTATCCGCAGGACTTCGATCTCGCCGAGCATTGGCGCCGCGAGCTGAAGCGCTTCGAGGCGAGCCTGCGTCGGGGCACGGCGCGCCTGCGCGTCTCCGAGGCTGCGCTCGCGAGGATCGATCAGCTCGGCGCCGATATCGCCGAAGCGGTGCTCAGCGTGCCGGCGCAGGCGGATGGCTGGCGCGAAGCCGTGGTGCCGATCGAGAGCGTCGATCACGCGGCGCGTCTGCTGATCGCTTTCGCCGCCGATATCGAGGTGCTGACGCCGCTCGAGCTGCGCGAGCAGATCGCCGAGAGAGCGAGCCGGGTGCTCGCGCTCTACCGGACCGGCGAGGGCGGTGCCGCGACTGCCGACAAGTCGAGCCTCTCGCCCAGCGGCCGAGGTCGGATCGCAGCGAAACAGAGATCCGGCTGA
- a CDS encoding transcriptional regulator, TetR family, which produces MIFLPRGQLAKRLSILEAAAAVFRRDGFTGASIEVIAAEAGVSRQTVYNHHGDKETLFIDVVKDMTEHANAELFSTLATFPDRPKDLRVELIGFAMRLARNCLCNREAMALRKIIEAEGERYPELLTAWQEHGPGKLSAALAARLANLAHSGFLDIGNANLAARQFMALVYADLQFGAVPGRPPAEAEIGRAATEAVGTFLKAYGHAGARMGSRPDEAALPATA; this is translated from the coding sequence GTGATCTTCTTGCCCAGAGGCCAGCTCGCCAAGCGCCTATCGATTCTCGAGGCGGCGGCGGCGGTTTTCCGGCGTGACGGCTTCACGGGTGCCAGCATCGAGGTGATCGCAGCGGAAGCCGGAGTCTCGCGGCAGACTGTCTATAATCACCATGGCGACAAGGAGACGCTCTTCATCGACGTGGTGAAGGACATGACCGAACACGCCAATGCGGAGCTGTTCTCGACGCTCGCCACCTTCCCGGATCGCCCGAAGGACCTGCGGGTCGAGCTCATCGGCTTCGCCATGCGGCTCGCCCGCAATTGCTTGTGCAATCGCGAGGCGATGGCGCTGCGCAAGATCATCGAAGCCGAGGGCGAGCGCTATCCGGAATTGCTGACGGCCTGGCAAGAACATGGTCCGGGCAAGCTGTCCGCGGCGCTCGCGGCGAGGCTCGCGAACCTCGCCCATTCGGGCTTTCTCGATATCGGCAATGCCAATCTCGCGGCGCGCCAGTTCATGGCGCTCGTCTATGCCGATCTGCAATTCGGTGCCGTTCCCGGCCGACCGCCCGCCGAGGCTGAAATCGGGCGCGCCGCGACCGAGGCGGTCGGCACCTTCCTCAAGGCCTATGGCCATGCGGGGGCGCGGATGGGGTCGCGGCCGGACGAGGCCGCACTCCCGGCGACAGCGTAG
- a CDS encoding NADPH2:quinone reductase, whose protein sequence is MRAAFYSQQGPAREVLRVGEQPTPVPGPGEVRVKLRASGVNPSDWKVRRGGFGRGLMAPLIIPHSDGAGDIDAVGPGVADRTGERVWIWNGQWKRPHGTAAEYIVLPGAQAVRLPDAVDYAAGACLGIPALTAIQAVRLAAPGPGMTVLVAGGAGSVGHYAIQLAKLRGAKVIATISSDAKAAHARKAGADEVINYRSEDVGERVQVLTQGRGVDAVIEMDLTRNARYYPAILRPHATVAVYGMSAPETNLPSLWLMQNSITLRLLLVYDVSEIDRAAGIAELTRLLEEGRLAHTIARRLRLEDIAAAHDAVERGELIGNVVLDIA, encoded by the coding sequence ATGCGCGCAGCTTTCTATTCGCAGCAGGGCCCGGCGCGCGAGGTGCTGCGGGTCGGCGAGCAGCCGACGCCTGTGCCGGGACCCGGCGAAGTGCGGGTGAAGCTGCGCGCTTCAGGCGTCAATCCCTCGGATTGGAAGGTGCGCCGCGGCGGTTTCGGCCGCGGCCTGATGGCGCCGCTGATCATCCCCCATAGCGACGGCGCAGGCGATATCGATGCGGTAGGGCCGGGTGTTGCGGATCGCACCGGCGAGCGCGTCTGGATATGGAACGGGCAATGGAAGCGTCCGCATGGCACCGCGGCCGAATATATCGTGCTGCCTGGCGCCCAGGCGGTGCGTCTCCCCGACGCTGTCGATTATGCAGCCGGCGCCTGTCTCGGCATTCCGGCGTTGACCGCCATCCAGGCGGTGCGTCTCGCGGCGCCGGGGCCCGGCATGACGGTGCTGGTCGCCGGCGGGGCGGGCTCGGTCGGTCATTACGCCATCCAGCTCGCCAAGCTGCGCGGCGCCAAGGTGATCGCCACGATCAGCTCCGACGCCAAGGCGGCGCATGCCCGCAAGGCGGGCGCCGACGAGGTCATCAACTATCGCAGCGAGGATGTCGGCGAGCGTGTCCAGGTGCTCACGCAGGGGCGCGGGGTCGATGCCGTCATCGAGATGGATCTCACCCGCAATGCCCGATACTACCCGGCGATCCTGCGGCCGCATGCGACGGTCGCGGTCTACGGCATGTCGGCCCCCGAGACCAACCTGCCGAGCCTCTGGCTGATGCAGAACAGCATCACCTTGCGGCTCCTCCTCGTCTACGACGTCTCCGAGATCGATCGCGCCGCGGGCATAGCCGAATTGACCAGGCTGCTCGAAGAGGGGCGGCTCGCCCATACGATCGCCCGCCGCCTGAGGCTCGAGGACATCGCCGCGGCCCATGACGCGGTCGAGCGCGGCGAGCTGATCGGCAATGTCGTGCTCGACATCGCCTGA
- a CDS encoding Uncharacterized membrane protein has translation MEKDRLLAFTDGVVAIIITIMVLELKVPAGHDFVDLIPTIPIFLSYALSFIYVGIYWNNHHHFFQLVTRVDGTVLWANLHLLFWISLIPFATAWTGENHFAPAPTAVYGLSLLMPALAWYVMKLAIIRVEGHSSAFAQMVGRDFKGMVSPILYVAGIGLAFVSPWIANAMYFLVAMMWLIPERRVERLVKMSD, from the coding sequence ATGGAAAAGGACCGGCTCCTGGCATTCACCGACGGTGTCGTGGCGATCATCATCACCATCATGGTGCTGGAGCTCAAAGTGCCGGCCGGCCATGATTTCGTGGACCTGATACCGACGATCCCGATCTTCCTGAGCTATGCGCTCAGCTTCATCTATGTCGGCATCTATTGGAACAACCACCACCATTTCTTCCAGCTCGTGACGCGCGTGGACGGCACGGTGCTGTGGGCCAATCTGCATCTCCTGTTCTGGATATCGCTCATCCCATTCGCGACCGCCTGGACGGGGGAGAACCATTTCGCCCCGGCGCCGACGGCGGTCTATGGCCTGTCGCTGCTCATGCCGGCGCTCGCCTGGTACGTCATGAAGCTCGCCATTATTCGCGTCGAAGGCCACAGCTCCGCCTTCGCCCAGATGGTCGGCCGCGATTTCAAGGGCATGGTCTCGCCCATCCTCTATGTCGCCGGCATCGGGCTCGCCTTCGTCAGCCCCTGGATCGCGAATGCGATGTATTTCCTGGTCGCCATGATGTGGCTCATCCCAGAAAGGCGGGTCGAAAGGCTGGTCAAGATGTCGGACTGA
- a CDS encoding multiple antibiotic resistance protein produces MWFLNSTVGSFLVAFPALFSIVNPLGGAFIYSQVTAGRDHAERVTLAWRVAVYSTCVMLGALWAGATIMSFFGVTLSALRVAGGLVVAVRAWEMLSEPEYNEDRKQQQAAPASGEGDFAFFPLTMPFTTGPGTISVAIALSASRPADAVDLVPYFAGASVAAVAVAVTIGLCYASADRVVALLGQARSRIVTRLSAFLLLCIGVQIFLVGAQNALSAVFTPHP; encoded by the coding sequence ATGTGGTTCCTGAACAGCACCGTCGGCAGCTTCCTGGTCGCCTTTCCGGCCCTGTTCTCGATCGTCAACCCGCTGGGCGGCGCCTTCATCTACAGCCAGGTCACGGCCGGACGCGACCATGCGGAGCGCGTCACCCTCGCCTGGCGGGTCGCGGTCTATTCGACCTGCGTGATGCTGGGCGCGCTCTGGGCCGGCGCCACCATCATGAGCTTCTTCGGCGTGACCTTGAGCGCGTTGCGCGTCGCGGGCGGGCTCGTGGTCGCGGTCAGGGCCTGGGAGATGCTGTCCGAGCCCGAATACAACGAGGACCGCAAGCAGCAGCAGGCGGCTCCGGCGAGCGGCGAGGGCGATTTCGCCTTCTTTCCGCTCACCATGCCCTTCACCACCGGCCCCGGCACGATCTCGGTCGCCATCGCGCTCAGCGCCAGCCGGCCGGCCGATGCGGTCGACCTCGTGCCTTATTTCGCCGGAGCGTCAGTTGCAGCCGTGGCGGTCGCGGTGACGATCGGCCTCTGTTACGCCTCGGCCGACCGGGTCGTGGCCCTGCTCGGGCAGGCGCGCTCGCGCATCGTGACGCGGCTCTCGGCCTTCCTGCTCCTATGCATCGGCGTGCAGATCTTCCTGGTCGGGGCCCAGAACGCCCTTTCGGCGGTGTTCACTCCGCATCCCTGA
- a CDS encoding Predicted arabinose efflux permease, MFS family: protein MSTPPVPTLPAAFNRLAWSNLTAQSAEQIGLAAAPIVAVFALGAGAGETGLLQMAQTLPFLLLSIPAGILADRTSRRRLMAVAEGVRAASLVAILILAGTGYLTLPLLALLGFVGAAGTVGYSVAAPSLVPALVPRAALAAANGRIELARSVAFAAGPALAGALVGTLGASPAFALAAALSVFAVLLLLRLVEPPRPALPPRHPARDLSEGASFVLGHRLLRSVLVTAIVFNTAFVILQAVYVPYAVQRLGLSPTAIGATLAAYGVGMVAGALAVSRLAKFLTFGTLIAIGPIAGLAAALAMLATIWVPTVLLAALSFFLIGAGPVIWVISTTTLRQAVTPEALLGRVSALILMATWGARPIGAGLAAAIGAAYGAETCLAVATIGFAIQAAVILTSPVPRLARQPGLA, encoded by the coding sequence ATGTCCACTCCGCCAGTTCCGACCCTGCCTGCCGCCTTCAACCGGCTGGCCTGGTCCAATCTCACCGCCCAATCGGCCGAGCAGATCGGTCTTGCGGCTGCCCCCATCGTCGCGGTCTTCGCGCTCGGCGCCGGCGCCGGCGAGACCGGACTGTTGCAGATGGCCCAGACGCTGCCCTTTCTCCTCCTGTCGATCCCAGCCGGCATCCTCGCCGACCGGACCTCCCGCCGCCGGCTCATGGCGGTTGCCGAGGGCGTGCGCGCCGCCTCACTTGTCGCCATCCTGATCCTCGCCGGCACCGGATATCTCACCTTGCCGCTGCTGGCGCTGCTCGGCTTCGTCGGTGCCGCCGGCACGGTCGGCTACAGCGTCGCTGCACCCTCGCTGGTGCCGGCCCTCGTGCCGCGTGCGGCGCTGGCGGCCGCCAATGGCCGTATCGAGCTCGCCCGCAGCGTCGCCTTCGCGGCGGGGCCGGCGCTGGCCGGCGCGCTCGTCGGCACGCTCGGCGCCTCGCCCGCCTTCGCGCTGGCGGCGGCCCTGTCGGTGTTCGCCGTGCTGCTGCTCCTGCGGCTTGTCGAGCCGCCCCGGCCGGCCTTGCCGCCCCGCCATCCGGCGCGCGATCTGTCCGAAGGCGCAAGCTTCGTCCTCGGCCACAGGCTGCTGCGCTCCGTGCTGGTGACGGCAATCGTCTTCAACACCGCCTTCGTCATCCTGCAGGCCGTCTATGTGCCTTATGCGGTGCAGAGGCTCGGCCTGTCGCCGACTGCCATCGGAGCGACGCTTGCGGCTTACGGAGTCGGCATGGTGGCCGGCGCGCTTGCGGTCTCGCGCCTCGCGAAATTCCTCACCTTCGGGACGTTGATCGCCATCGGGCCGATCGCCGGTCTCGCGGCGGCGCTCGCCATGCTCGCCACCATCTGGGTGCCGACCGTCCTGCTCGCGGCCCTCTCATTCTTCCTGATCGGAGCAGGACCTGTGATCTGGGTCATCTCCACCACCACCTTGCGCCAGGCGGTGACGCCGGAGGCGCTGCTCGGCCGCGTCTCCGCCTTGATCCTAATGGCGACCTGGGGCGCAAGGCCGATCGGAGCCGGCCTCGCGGCGGCGATCGGGGCTGCCTACGGAGCCGAGACCTGCCTAGCGGTGGCGACGATCGGCTTTGCCATCCAGGCGGCGGTGATCCTCACCTCGCCGGTGCCGCGCCTCGCGAGGCAGCCAGGACTCGCTTGA
- a CDS encoding peptide/nickel transport system permease protein — protein MPRLNQRLLIFACVLVAAQIVLALGAQWIAPYDPLAQSIVARLKGPSLAHWLGTDQLGRDVLARILFGYRTSLAACVAAVAIALAIGGAVGIAAAFYRSWFDRITMRLMDVLFAFPVMLLAIGIIAVLGPQTASAAVAIAIVYTPIFARLLRGPALVICEAEYVAAARAVGASGPRILIRHILPNLASVILVQTSLLLSSAILVEASLSFLGLGTQPPTPSLGLMLSEGRNFLLLSPWSAVFAGFAILTLSFGFNLLGDALRDTLDPRLRNRN, from the coding sequence ATGCCGCGCCTCAACCAGCGCCTCCTGATCTTCGCCTGCGTCCTCGTCGCGGCGCAGATCGTGCTGGCGCTCGGTGCCCAATGGATCGCCCCTTACGATCCGCTGGCGCAGAGCATCGTGGCGCGGCTGAAGGGGCCAAGCCTCGCCCATTGGCTCGGCACCGACCAGCTCGGCCGGGACGTCCTGGCCCGCATCCTGTTCGGCTACCGCACCTCGCTTGCCGCCTGCGTCGCGGCGGTCGCGATCGCGCTCGCCATCGGCGGCGCCGTCGGCATCGCGGCGGCCTTCTACCGCAGCTGGTTCGACCGCATCACGATGCGTCTCATGGATGTGCTCTTCGCCTTTCCGGTGATGCTGCTGGCGATCGGCATCATCGCGGTGCTCGGCCCGCAGACGGCGAGCGCCGCCGTCGCCATCGCCATCGTCTACACGCCGATCTTCGCGCGGCTGCTGCGCGGGCCGGCGCTGGTGATCTGCGAGGCCGAATATGTCGCGGCGGCGCGTGCGGTCGGAGCCTCCGGCCCGCGCATCCTCATCCGGCATATCCTCCCCAATCTCGCCTCCGTGATCCTGGTGCAGACGAGCCTCCTCCTGTCGTCCGCGATCCTGGTCGAGGCCTCGCTGTCATTCCTCGGCCTCGGCACGCAGCCGCCCACCCCCTCGCTCGGGCTGATGCTGTCGGAGGGGCGCAATTTCCTGCTGCTATCGCCCTGGAGCGCCGTGTTCGCGGGTTTTGCCATCCTCACATTGTCGTTCGGCTTCAACCTGCTGGGCGATGCGCTGCGCGACACGCTTGACCCGAGGCTGCGCAACCGCAATTGA
- a CDS encoding MFS transporter, DHA1 family, bicyclomycin/chloramphenicol resistance protein gives MRTRILRNAVILGLLSAIGPFAIDMYLPSLPSIGRSLGADTGAVQMSLMVFFIALGVGQPVYGPASDMFGRKAPLYFGLVLFAVGSIGCALAPSIDMLIAFRFVQGIGACAGMVIPRAIVRDLHTGVDAARLMSLLMLVFSISPILAPLTGSIVIAFAGWRAVFWVVLAAAIIGIVMLATLLKETRPPAERAGSSIAGALAAYPLLLTDWNFLGLTFIGAFGISSFFAYLANSPFVLIEHYGLSPALYSVFFSINAASFFAVAQLTGRLASRYGLSRVVHVAVIVYAAVMLALFALFAAGIDRLAVLAPLLFVGYGCLGLVIPTTAVLALEEHGAIAGTASALMGTLQFVVGAVVMLVVGAFVNGTALPMVAGIAGCAAIALIFAQATLRPRRRSLREAPAE, from the coding sequence ATGAGAACGAGGATTTTGCGTAACGCCGTCATTCTCGGCCTGTTATCGGCGATCGGCCCCTTCGCCATCGACATGTACCTGCCTTCGCTGCCCTCGATCGGCCGCAGCCTCGGCGCCGATACGGGCGCGGTGCAGATGAGCCTGATGGTGTTCTTCATCGCGCTCGGCGTCGGTCAGCCCGTCTACGGGCCTGCCTCCGACATGTTCGGACGCAAGGCGCCGCTCTATTTCGGGCTCGTGCTCTTTGCGGTCGGCAGCATCGGATGTGCGCTCGCCCCGAGCATCGACATGCTGATCGCCTTCCGCTTCGTGCAGGGCATCGGTGCCTGCGCCGGCATGGTGATTCCGCGCGCCATCGTGCGCGACCTCCATACCGGGGTCGACGCGGCGCGGCTGATGTCGCTCCTCATGCTCGTCTTCAGCATCTCGCCGATCCTCGCCCCGCTCACGGGCAGCATCGTGATTGCCTTCGCGGGCTGGCGCGCGGTGTTCTGGGTTGTGCTGGCCGCTGCGATCATCGGCATCGTCATGCTGGCCACGCTGCTGAAGGAGACGCGGCCGCCCGCCGAGCGGGCCGGCAGCAGCATTGCGGGCGCGCTCGCGGCCTATCCGCTCTTGCTCACCGACTGGAACTTCCTGGGGCTGACCTTCATCGGCGCTTTCGGCATTTCGAGCTTCTTTGCCTATCTCGCCAACTCGCCCTTCGTGCTGATCGAGCATTATGGCCTGTCGCCGGCGCTCTACAGCGTCTTCTTCTCGATCAACGCGGCGTCCTTCTTCGCCGTGGCGCAGCTCACCGGCCGGCTCGCTTCACGCTACGGCCTGAGCCGCGTCGTCCACGTGGCGGTGATCGTCTACGCCGCCGTCATGCTGGCATTGTTCGCGCTCTTTGCCGCCGGAATCGATCGCCTTGCCGTCCTGGCGCCGCTCTTGTTCGTCGGTTACGGCTGTCTCGGCCTCGTCATTCCGACGACCGCCGTGCTGGCGCTCGAGGAGCATGGCGCGATCGCGGGAACCGCCTCCGCGCTGATGGGAACCTTGCAATTCGTGGTCGGCGCCGTGGTGATGCTGGTCGTCGGCGCCTTCGTGAACGGCACGGCCCTGCCGATGGTGGCGGGCATTGCGGGCTGCGCGGCCATCGCCCTCATCTTCGCGCAAGCGACGTTGCGGCCGAGGCGCCGATCCCTCCGCGAAGCCCCGGCCGAGTGA
- a CDS encoding peptide/nickel transport system permease protein, producing the protein MLKRLLLARLIDLAVVVIGVSIIVFLMIRLIPGDAVAIMLGANTEVTPEAMAQLRERIGLDQPLVVQYLRWAAAALLGDLGTSLWTGHPVAEEIIANIWPTLELTFLALVFGAGLAVPLGCLMAQYRGRWSDVAMRIGTVIGLTIPSFWLGIVLILLVSELAPGFASLGYVPFGEDPFGNLERMAMPALALALPILANLSRLVRSAMLDSLGQDFVRTARAKGAPERIVVYKHALRNALIPYVTSVGITAGYLLGGAIVVEQVFAIPGLGRLILGAITERNYPLIQATILVVTIGFVIVNFTIDLVYGLIDPRVRR; encoded by the coding sequence ATGCTGAAGCGTTTGCTCCTGGCGCGGCTCATCGATCTTGCGGTGGTGGTGATCGGCGTGTCGATCATCGTCTTCCTGATGATCCGCCTGATCCCGGGCGATGCGGTTGCGATCATGCTCGGCGCCAATACCGAGGTGACGCCGGAAGCCATGGCGCAATTGCGCGAGCGCATCGGCCTCGACCAGCCGCTCGTGGTGCAATATCTGCGCTGGGCGGCAGCCGCCCTGCTTGGCGATCTCGGCACCTCGCTCTGGACCGGCCATCCGGTCGCGGAGGAGATCATCGCCAATATCTGGCCGACGCTCGAATTGACGTTCCTCGCTCTCGTCTTCGGAGCAGGACTCGCGGTGCCGCTCGGCTGCCTCATGGCGCAATATCGCGGCCGCTGGTCGGATGTCGCCATGCGCATCGGCACGGTCATCGGCCTCACCATCCCGTCCTTCTGGCTCGGTATCGTGCTCATCCTGCTGGTGTCGGAGTTGGCGCCGGGCTTCGCCTCGCTCGGCTATGTGCCGTTCGGCGAAGACCCGTTCGGCAATCTCGAGCGCATGGCGATGCCGGCGCTGGCGCTCGCCTTGCCGATCCTCGCCAATCTCTCGCGCCTCGTCCGCTCCGCCATGCTCGACAGCCTCGGCCAGGATTTCGTGCGCACCGCGCGGGCCAAGGGCGCGCCTGAACGGATCGTCGTCTACAAGCACGCGCTGCGCAATGCGCTGATCCCGTATGTGACGAGCGTCGGCATCACGGCCGGCTACCTGCTCGGCGGCGCCATCGTGGTCGAGCAGGTCTTCGCCATTCCGGGCCTCGGGCGCCTGATCCTCGGCGCCATCACCGAGCGCAACTATCCGCTGATCCAGGCGACGATCCTGGTCGTCACCATCGGCTTCGTCATCGTCAACTTCACGATCGACCTGGTCTATGGCCTGATCGACCCGCGCGTGAGGCGCTGA
- a CDS encoding CubicO group peptidase, beta-lactamase class C family: MTVIEADALPRRVDAAISTALAEQRLVGAVVLVARDGEIVHRGVAGFADREAGRAMREDSIFRFSSLTKPIVSAAAMALLEDGRMRLDDELSRWIPEFRPRLADGKEAVITVRQLLTHTAGLTYGLFQPSDGPYARHGVSDGLAEPGLSMAEELSRLALAPLSYTPGTEWGYSLALDVLGEVLARVAGATLPAVVEQKVTGPLGMHDTSFAVRDTGRLAAAYVDSKPPRLMHDPDVVPFGEGAGIRFSPSRIFDPSSFASGGAGLAGTAGNFLIFLETVRRGGAPILKAESARAMMSNQIDALRITTELTPSFAFGFGGAVLMDRELAGLPQANGTWKWGGVYGHHWYVDPVNRLTVVALTNTAIEGMAGGFVAELRSAVYGN; the protein is encoded by the coding sequence ATGACCGTCATCGAGGCTGACGCTCTGCCGCGGCGCGTCGACGCCGCCATCTCAACGGCGCTTGCCGAGCAGCGCCTGGTCGGCGCCGTGGTGCTCGTCGCCCGCGACGGCGAGATCGTGCATCGCGGCGTCGCCGGCTTCGCCGATCGCGAGGCGGGCCGCGCCATGCGCGAGGACAGCATCTTCCGCTTCTCGTCGCTGACGAAGCCCATCGTCTCGGCGGCCGCGATGGCCCTTCTCGAGGATGGGCGCATGCGGCTCGACGACGAGCTCAGCCGCTGGATCCCGGAGTTCCGCCCTCGCCTCGCCGACGGCAAGGAGGCGGTGATCACGGTGCGCCAGCTTCTGACGCATACGGCTGGGCTGACCTATGGCCTGTTCCAACCCTCGGACGGCCCTTATGCGCGCCACGGCGTCTCGGATGGGCTCGCCGAACCCGGCCTGTCGATGGCTGAGGAGCTTTCACGCCTTGCGCTTGCGCCCCTGAGCTACACGCCAGGGACCGAATGGGGTTATTCGCTTGCGCTCGACGTGCTGGGCGAGGTTCTGGCGCGTGTCGCCGGCGCAACGCTGCCAGCGGTCGTCGAGCAAAAGGTCACGGGGCCGCTCGGCATGCACGATACGAGCTTTGCGGTGCGCGATACGGGGAGGCTCGCCGCCGCCTATGTGGACAGCAAGCCGCCCCGCCTCATGCACGATCCGGATGTCGTGCCCTTCGGCGAGGGGGCGGGGATCAGGTTCTCGCCCTCGCGTATCTTCGACCCGAGCTCCTTCGCTTCCGGCGGCGCCGGCCTTGCCGGCACGGCGGGAAATTTCCTCATTTTCCTCGAAACCGTAAGGCGCGGCGGCGCGCCCATCCTGAAGGCCGAGAGCGCCCGCGCCATGATGAGCAACCAGATCGACGCGCTGCGCATCACGACTGAGCTCACTCCCTCCTTCGCCTTCGGCTTCGGCGGCGCGGTGCTGATGGATCGCGAGCTCGCAGGTCTGCCGCAGGCGAACGGCACCTGGAAATGGGGCGGCGTCTACGGCCATCACTGGTATGTGGATCCGGTGAACCGTCTGACCGTCGTCGCCCTCACCAATACGGCGATCGAAGGAATGGCGGGCGGTTTCGTCGCCGAGCTGCGGAGCGCCGTCTACGGCAATTGA